From the Bos taurus isolate L1 Dominette 01449 registration number 42190680 breed Hereford chromosome 22, ARS-UCD2.0, whole genome shotgun sequence genome, one window contains:
- the HRH1 gene encoding histamine H1 receptor isoform X1, whose protein sequence is MTCPNSSCVFEDKMCEGNKTAPANNAQLTPLVVVLSTISLVTVGLNLLVLYAVRSERKLHTVGNLYIVSLSVADLIVGVVVMPMNILYLLMSRWSLGRPLCLFWLSMDYVASTASIFSVFILCIDRYRSVQQPLKYLRYRTKTRASITILAAWFLSFLWIIPILGWRHFQPKTPEPREDKCETDFYNVTWFKVMTAIINFYLPTLLMLWFYAKIYKAVRQHCQHRELINGSFPSFSDMKMKPENLQVGTKKPGKESPWEVLKRKPKDTGGGPVLKPPSQEPKEVTSPGVFSQEKEEKDGELGKYYCFPLDTVQAQPEAEGSGRGYAAINQSQNQLEMGEQGLSMPGAKEALEDQILGDSQSFSRTDSDTPAEPALAKGKSRSESSTGLEYIKFTWKRLRSHSRQYVSGLHMNRERKAAKQLGFIMAAFIICWIPYFIFFMVIAFCESCCNQHVHMFTIWLGYINSTLNPLIYPLCNENFKKTFKKILHIRS, encoded by the coding sequence ATGACCTGTCCCAACTCCTCCTGCGTCTTCGAAGACAAGATGTGTGAGGGGAATAAGACTGCCCCTGCCAACAATGCCCAGCTGACGCCCCTGGTGGTGGTCCTGAGCACCATCTCCTTGGTCACAGTGGGACTCAACCTGCTAGTCCTGTACGCTGTGCGCAGCGAGCGGAAACTACACACCGTGGGGAACCTCTACATCGTCAGCCTCTCAGTGGCCGATCTGATCGTGGGGGTGGTCGTCATGCCCATGAACATCCTCTACCTCCTCATGTCTAGGTGGTCCCTGGGGCGTCCTCTCTGCCTCTTCTGGCTTTCCATGGACTATGTGGCCAGCACGGCATCCATTTTCAGCGTCTTCATCTTGTGCATTGACCGCTACCGTTCTGTGCAGCAGCCCCTCAAGTACCTGCGGTATCGTACCAAGACCCGAGCATCCATCACCATCCTAGCCGCCTGGTTTCTCTCCTTCCTGTGGATTATCCCCATTCTGGGCTGGCGTCACTTCCAGCCAAAGACCCCAGAGCCCCGGGAGGACAAGTGTGAGACGGACTTCTACAACGTCACGTGGTTCAAAGTCATGACCGCCATCATCAACTTCTACTTGCCCACCTTGCTCATGCTCTGGTTCTATGCCAAGATCTACAAGGCTGTGCGTCAGCACTGCCAGCACCGGGAGCTCATCAACGGGTCCTTCCCCTCCTTCTCTGACATGAAGATGAAGCCGGAGAACCTCCAGGTGGGCACTAAGAAACCGGGGAAGGAGTCCCCCTGGGAGGTTCTGAAAAGGAAGCCAAAAGACACCGGGGGTGGACCTGTCTTGAAGCCACCATCTCAAGAGCCAAAAGAGGTGACATCTCCAGGTGTCTTCAgccaagagaaggaagagaaggatggaGAACTGGGCAAATACTACTGCTTCCCGCTTGACACTGTGCAGGCGCAGCCGGAGGCAGAGGGGAGTGGCAGGGGCTACGCAGCCATCAACCAGAGCCAGAACCAGCTTGAGATGGGTGAGCAGGGCCTGAGCATGCCTGGGGCTAAGGAGGCCTTAGAGGATCAGATCCTAGGTGACAGCCAGTCCTTCTCCCGGACAGACTCGGACACCCCCGCAGAGCCGGCACTGGCGAAAGGCAAGTCGCGAAGCGAGTCTAGCACAGGCCTGGAGTACATCAAGTTCACTTGGAAGAGGCTCCGCTCGCATTCGAGACAGTACGTGTCTGGCTTGCACATGAACCGAGAGCGGAAGGCCGCCAAGCAGTTGGGTTTTATCATGGCGGCCTTCATCATCTGCTGGATTCCTTACTTCATCTTCTTCATGGTCATTGCCTTCTGTGAGAGCTGCTGCAACCAGCATGTGCACATGTTCACCATCTGGCTGGGCTACATCAACTCCACGCTGAACCCCCTCATCTACCCCTTGTGCAATGAGAACTTCAAGAAGACCTTCAAGAAAATTCTGCACATTCGTTCCTAG